The genomic stretch CTTGCGCTTTGCGTCCGGGTTGCGACGGGTTAATGAAGCACCGAAGTTCTGTGCAACCTTACCGACCTGGCCGACAGTCTTGGCTGAGATGCCAGCGGCACCATGCGTGAGATTTCCAACCTTACGAACCCTTGAGTGAGTAGCCTCAGAGAACGTCATTGGCTTCGGGTTAGGTTTGGTCTTCTTAGTAAAGGTTTCCGCCCCACTGGTCATCAGATTGGCAACATATGAAGAACCAGTCACGATCAGACGAGAGGCAGTAGCAGAAGTTTGGACCAATGTTGAGTCCTTATACGCAGGGTGCCGGGCCATCTGCAAGTATTCCTCAGACACGTTGCTGACGCTGACTTTGTTACCTTCACCTTCTGTAGGAAGTTCTACCTCCACAGGCCCTATTGAAAAGTTAACCATGGGTAACGCCTACAGAAAACATTGCTGACTTACTCTTAGAGCCGGGCTTCACGCCAGGTTTCTCAACCACATCATACCCTTCCATTTCACCAACAACactgccatcttcttcatcaacgaGCACTATCCGTCCATGAGGGTCCTTCTGATCAGGGCTCGTAGACGAGACATAACCTGCACCTGGCGCAAAGTCTGCTGGGTTGTACGGAGCATGTTCTTTCGGTGGGGCTGCACGCTCCAGAAATGCGGTACATTGTGCTAGAATGGTCTCAAAAGtatccacatcttcctgAGATACCTTATCAGGGCCGCTCCCAATAGCCGGAAATTGTATGCGAATGAACGCGCCTGCATCTGGACCCAAATCCCAGCGGGGGATCAAATAGCTGTTTGGCGGCTGGTGATAGATCTGTGTAGAGGCGGGAAGTGCCAGATCTAGCTCTGGAGGGAGATTAAGATGAAGATAgaaatcttcttctgctggtgCATCGTGAGAGCTTTGAGGTGTAGAAGCACTTGTCGGAACCATtagaagggaaagggtttGAGGCCCCGATGGAGTGAGCTCGGTTTCTTCGCCAttctggatatggaaagcAGTTATGTTGTTGACGCTGTAGAGAAGGCGAGGGTCATGAGTGGTACCCGACATGATATCGATAGAGCCTGAGATAAAAGTTGTACCCCTGTTTATTACCAAAAGCGGGGGACTGTTGATATTGCGGGGAAAGTGATAACAGTCGCTGAGTGTAAAGGAGACGGGATGCTCTGGTGTACCTGTTTTTAAATAAGAAATCACTGATATTAATGTAGCAGTAAAAGAGATAATCAAAAGGAATTCAATCTCCCAAGGACAGAGGCAGTAATATATCTCTGTCAAGAGAAGTCTTGGTCTTTCGGGAGGGGGCGCGTCGTCATAGCCAATGACGTTGTGAAAGTGACACTGTACTCTTGATTAGATAAGCATTGGGTCACCCCTTTACCCCTTTTGGGTCCCAACATTGCTGCGCCACAGGGTCATGAAGAATGCACCGCCACAGATTCGAACGTCTTTTGTCATGAGTGGCTTGAACCGAATGGAAACAAACTTCACCCAGCAATTTGCATGTGATTATTTCGTCTGTTGGGACATTCCTGAATattctgtctttgttgttcGCTGGATGTGCCTCTTGCTGGTCGGGAATCCTTCCGCAAACCAAAGACGTGATCTTTCCCAACAGTACCGCGTAACTACTAGGCAGTGCTATTTCAGTCACAAGCTCCAGTGTTTTTAGTATTATTGGCGCTTAAACCTCAGCTCTTAAGACATAGATATCTTGGCATCAAATGGCGTCTTTTCAGATTCTGTCTGACCTCCACCTCGAAGCCCCTGAGGCGTAAGATTTGTTTGACATCGCTCCCCAAGCGCCCTACCTGGCGATTCTGGGAGATATCGGCAATATCAAAGACAATGGGTTAtttatctttcttgaagctcAGCTCCAAAAGTTCCAGATCGTCTTTTTCCTCTTAGGGAACCACGAGCCTTACCATTCTAATTGGGCGACTGcgaggaaaaaaaaaatgcaaAGGTTTTCTACCACCATTAACCAGAAACGAACGCACGAGGGTCAGTAGCTGGGGAAGTTCGTGTTCATGGATCAGGCACGCTACGATATCTCCCCTCATATTACCGTTCTGGGCTGCATACTATATTCGAGGGTCCCCAAGAGCCAAGAAACTCATGTTAGCTTTGGCCTTAATGATTTTTATCACAGCGAGGATTGGACTGTTGAAGCCCATTGCACCGTCCATGAGGCTGACCGAACATGGCTTAACGATCAGGTTTCTCATATTGTGAGGTCGGAACCCCGTCGCAAGATAGTGATATTCAGCCATCATAGTCCAACCCTTGCGGCAGCGGCTGTTGACCCCGTACATGCCAACAGCCCTATCTCTTCCGGATTTGCAACAGATATCGCGTAAGAACCATGTTGGAAGAATACTCAAGTGTGTCTCTGGGCATTTGGACATACGCACTACAATTGCGATTTTATAGATGACAAGACTGGGAAACGACTTGTGGCGAATCAGAGGGGGTACTACTTCGCTCAGTCGAAAGCATTTGATCCGGAGAAAGTGGTCAGTATTGAACAATGGAGTAGACCATGCCACTAAAGTACGTAGATCATCTGAAAGTTATCTTCATTCCGTAGTAAAGCGAATTTGAtactgaagaggaaatcctGGTCCCGCGGGCCGTTGAAGGCAAGGCCGCGGACAACCCATGGGGAAGCAAGCTTACATGCTGGGGGCAGCCGCGGTTAACCGAGGTTCATCAGCAGCGCCCTCGTGATTTCGCTCCAacaccctcttcttccccagCTCACCTctgttctcttttctcttccccctcttttCTGTGTACTCAAGCATTTGATTCCGTGCCTTTAGCTAGTTTTAACTTACCTATTTCGGTTCCCTGCGATGGCGTCCATCACCCGCGCGTTGCGGCCTCTGTGCCGGACTACTCCCTCGTTCCGCATGGCCGCAAGACGGCCATTGCCTTCTCATTTAGCTCGGAGGTGTGTTTCTCTAGTGGCTCGCTCACTACTGCTTTGTCCAATGACATAGACTCTCAAAATGCATATGCATGTACTTATCACTAACTACCGTTGAATGAACAGTACCCATGCGTTCTCTACCACATCCCGCCGGCGGGATGTCGACTTGTCCACTCTGACACCGACCCCGATCACCCTTCTTTCCGAAACAGAGTCAATGATGGCCGACACAGTGTCAAAGTTCGCTCAGGAGCAGATTGGACCTAAGGTCCGAGATATGGATGAGGCGGAAGCCATGGACCCCGCCATTGTCGAGCAGCTGTTCGAGCAAGGGTTGATGAGTATTGAGGTTCCCGAGGAATACGGTGGAGCCGGCATGAACTTCACATCTGCCATCGTGGCGATTGAGGAATTGGCGAGAATTGACCCTAGTGTCAGTGTCATGGTCGACGTCCATAACACACTCGTGAACACGGCTATTATGAA from Aspergillus oryzae RIB40 DNA, chromosome 1 encodes the following:
- a CDS encoding senescence-associated domain-containing protein (predicted protein); amino-acid sequence: MSGTTHDPRLLYSVNNITAFHIQNGEETELTPSGPQTLSLLMVPTSASTPQSSHDAPAEEDFYLHLNLPPELDLALPASTQIYHQPPNSYLIPRWDLGPDAGAFIRIQFPAIGSGPDKVSQEDVDTFETILAQCTAFLERAAPPKEHAPYNPADFAPGAGYVSSTSPDQKDPHGRIVLVDEEDGSVVGEMEGYDVVEKPGVKPGSKRPVEVELPTEGEGNKVSVSNVSEEYLQMARHPAYKDSTLVQTSATASRLIVTGSSYVANLMTSGAETFTKKTKPNPKPMTFSEATHSRVRKVGNLTHGAAGISAKTVGQVGKVAQNFGASLTRRNPDAKRKGDKAVNGDYKPGILNKSMIAFSTLADGIEQSARTVLTHGSAAASTMIGHRYGAEAGAVASDLTGGVKNVGLVYIDATGVSRKAVLKSVAKGMVVGRMRNGQQVLVGSGDGGDVPPAAGGRSNITSGSGGRGSVARRPSPTPTPPPAYGAPNTTSLGGISMSGGKH